From one Xiphias gladius isolate SHS-SW01 ecotype Sanya breed wild chromosome 12, ASM1685928v1, whole genome shotgun sequence genomic stretch:
- the LOC120797621 gene encoding alpha-2 adrenergic receptor, producing the protein MSFRGTVKHILYLSFSNSRFGMDPFNASGMDAFTVVHLNSSWSMDRGYTLAAIAGIAALVSFLILFTVVGNILVVIAVLTSRALKAPQNLFLVSLATADILVATLVMPFSLANELMGYWYFGKVWCGIYLALDVLFCTSSIVHLCAISLDRYWSVTQAVEYNLKRTPRRVKCIILIVWLISAFISSPPLISIDRNNDISSQPQCELNDDTWYILSSSIASFFAPCLIMILVYIRIYQVAKTRTRGMSGKNPRTDGVTQTENGLSKATSPFHGERENGHCQCPPPRSQRTVTIGPQTEDADMEESSSSEGKHQDSQRAKKASQKKSSLSKHSTRISRVSNKSMDLFASRRKRRRSSLARKKVSQAREKRFTFVLAVVMGVFVVCWFPFFFSYSLYGVCRDSCKIPDPLFKFFFWIGYCNSSLNPAIYTIFNRDFRRAFQKILCKSWKKSF; encoded by the coding sequence TCGGGATGGACCCGTTCAACGCCAGCGGGATGGACGCGTTCACGGTGGTCCATCTGAATTCCTCCTGGAGCATGGACAGAGGATATACTTTAGCAGCGATAGCCGGCATTGCTGCTCTTGTAagttttctcattctctttacCGTTGTTGGAAATATTCTGGTGGTTATTGCTGTGTTAACGAGCAGGGCGCTGAAAGCCCCCCAGAACCTCTTTCTGGTGTCCCTGGCCACCGCGGACATCCTGGTCGCCACCTTGGTGATGCCGTTTTCTCTGGCGAATGAACTCATGGGCTACTGGTATTTCGGAAAAGTTTGGTGTGGTATCTATTTGGCTCTGGATGTTTTGTTCTGCACCTCGTCTATTGTGCATCTGTGCGCAATAAGCCTGGACCGGTACTGGTCCGTTACGCAGGCTGTAGAGTACAACCTGAAGCGGACTCCTAGACGCGTCAAGTGCATCATCTTAATTGTTTGGCTTATCTCTGCTTTCATCTCATCTCCGCCGCTCATATCTATAGACCGCAACAACGATATCAGCTCTCAGCCTCAGTGCGAGCTGAATGACGACACCTGGTACATCCTCTCCTCCAGCATCGCGTCCTTCTTCGCTCCCTGCTTAATCATGATCCTGGTGTATATCAGAATATACCAAGTGGCCAAAACCAGAACCAGGGGCATGTCGGGGAAAAATCCCAGGACAGATGGTGTTACCCAAACTGAGAATGGTCTGAGCAAAGCCACCTCCCCCTTCCATGGCGAGAGAGAGAACGGCCACTGTCAGTGCCCACCCCCGCGCAGCCAACGCACCGTCACCATAGGGCCACAGACTGAGGATGCTGACATGGAGGAGAGCTCCTCCTCAGAGGGCAAACACCAGGATTCTCAAAGAGCCAAGAAGGCCAGCCAAAAGAAAAGCTCCCTCTCCAAACACTCCACTCGCATCTCCAGAGTCAGTAACAAATCCATGGACCTCTTTGCCTCTAGGAGGAAACGCCGCCGGAGCTCCTTAGCCAGGAAAAAGGTCTCTCAAGCCAGGGAGAAGAGGTTCACATTCGTTCTGGCTGTGGTCATGGGGGTTTTTGTTGTGTGCTGGTTCCCCTTTTTCTTTAGCTACAGCCTCTACGGTGTGTGCAGGGACTCCTGTAAGATCCCTGATCCACTCTTTAAATTCTTCTTCTGGATTGGCTACTGTAACAGCTCCCTCAACCCCGCCATCTACACCATCTTCAACCGGGACTTCAGACGAGCCTTCCAAAAGATCCTCTGCAAGTCGTGGAAAAAGTCCTTTTAG